A genomic region of Dactylococcopsis salina PCC 8305 contains the following coding sequences:
- the ltrA gene encoding group II intron reverse transcriptase/maturase produces the protein MNSMKYKCDARTKTFLMLWLGFGFNLMAETEWSQIDWKEVEIRVFKLQKRIYRASLSGDVAKVHKLQRLLLRSWCAKLLAVRRISQDNQGKNTAGIDGVKSLSPKQRLSLAENLTLTGKGKSLRRVWIPKPGRKDKRGLGIPVMEDRARQALLKLAIEPEWEAKFEPNSYGFRPGRSCHDAREAIYGTIKQKSKWVLDADISKCFDRIDHEVLLQKLNTAPTMARQIRAWLKSGVLDRGDWMPTNEGTPQGGVISPLLANIALHGLEEYIKQWAETWKGRGGKSVNRRSISIVRYADDFVVLHKDKSIIQQAKMLIEQWLQDLGLELSESKTRICHTLHDTDETKAGFDFLGWNVRQYKVGKKHSGENGSGHLLGFKTIIKPSDKSVKTHYEKIVEVLDSMRGKSQEVIIEKLNPIIIGWCNYHKTVCSKETFKHIDHLVYNKLRRWIKRRHPNKTLKWCEERYFHLTKEKDLTKEDRKDKWVFSTPSDVPNSPVAGTHELWKHAWTPVERHIKIEGTRSPYDGDWRYWSKRRGEYPGVSKRVATLMKRQKGRCTRCGLYIKDEDVVEVDHIVPKAEGGKDHYKNLQLLHRHCHHQKTAEDRQRQMNNKGQKKAQKKTKKGRKSETTQGSSVSTA, from the coding sequence ATGAACTCAATGAAGTATAAATGTGATGCTCGGACAAAGACCTTTTTAATGCTCTGGTTAGGCTTTGGGTTTAATCTCATGGCAGAGACGGAGTGGAGTCAGATTGACTGGAAGGAGGTTGAAATACGGGTGTTTAAGCTCCAAAAACGGATTTATCGAGCTTCTCTAAGTGGTGACGTGGCTAAAGTTCACAAACTCCAAAGATTATTGTTGAGGTCTTGGTGCGCTAAACTCTTAGCTGTACGGCGCATTTCGCAGGATAACCAGGGTAAGAATACCGCAGGGATAGATGGTGTAAAAAGCCTAAGTCCTAAACAACGATTGAGCCTTGCTGAAAACCTGACCCTTACAGGGAAGGGTAAATCCTTAAGACGGGTCTGGATTCCGAAACCAGGTCGCAAAGATAAACGTGGCTTGGGTATTCCAGTAATGGAAGACCGTGCGAGGCAGGCACTTCTCAAATTGGCTATAGAGCCAGAATGGGAAGCAAAATTTGAGCCGAATTCGTACGGATTTAGACCAGGACGCTCTTGCCATGATGCGAGAGAAGCAATATATGGGACTATTAAACAAAAATCCAAATGGGTTTTAGATGCAGATATCTCTAAATGCTTTGACCGTATTGACCACGAGGTTCTCTTACAAAAACTTAATACAGCCCCGACTATGGCTCGACAAATTCGAGCTTGGTTGAAATCGGGGGTCTTGGATAGAGGTGATTGGATGCCAACAAATGAGGGAACACCACAAGGGGGGGTGATAAGTCCTCTATTGGCAAACATCGCCCTGCATGGACTGGAGGAGTACATAAAACAATGGGCTGAAACCTGGAAAGGAAGAGGAGGAAAGTCGGTAAACCGTCGGAGTATCTCCATCGTAAGGTATGCAGATGATTTTGTTGTTCTCCACAAGGATAAATCCATCATCCAACAAGCAAAAATGCTGATTGAACAATGGTTACAAGACTTAGGCTTAGAATTAAGCGAGAGCAAGACGAGAATTTGCCACACCTTGCATGATACGGATGAAACGAAAGCAGGGTTCGATTTTCTAGGATGGAACGTCCGACAATATAAGGTCGGGAAGAAACATTCTGGAGAGAATGGTAGTGGTCATCTTCTCGGATTCAAGACAATAATCAAACCTAGTGACAAAAGTGTCAAAACACACTATGAAAAGATTGTGGAAGTGTTGGACTCAATGAGAGGTAAATCCCAAGAGGTAATCATTGAGAAGCTAAATCCGATTATTATAGGATGGTGCAACTATCACAAAACAGTCTGCTCAAAAGAGACATTCAAACACATAGACCATTTAGTTTATAACAAATTACGTCGCTGGATTAAACGCCGTCATCCTAACAAAACCCTCAAATGGTGTGAAGAGAGATACTTTCATTTGACTAAGGAGAAAGATTTAACTAAAGAGGATAGAAAAGACAAATGGGTCTTCTCAACTCCTTCTGATGTACCAAATTCTCCTGTTGCGGGTACGCACGAATTGTGGAAACACGCATGGACACCAGTTGAAAGACATATAAAAATCGAGGGTACAAGGTCTCCTTACGATGGAGATTGGCGGTATTGGAGTAAACGTCGGGGAGAATACCCTGGTGTATCTAAACGGGTTGCTACACTGATGAAGCGTCAGAAAGGCAGATGCACTCGTTGTGGGCTTTACATCAAGGATGAAGATGTAGTGGAGGTTGACCACATCGTCCCTAAAGCTGAAGGGGGCAAAGACCATTACAAGAATTTACAATTACTTCATCGTCATTGTCACCATCAGAAAACTGCTGAAGACCGACAACGACAAATGAATAACAAAGGGCAAAAGAAAGCCCAAAAGAAAACAAAGAAAGGTCGTAAATCGGAAACTACGCAGGGAAGTTCTGTTAGTACAGCGTAG